In Halalkalicoccus subterraneus, the DNA window GAGTTCCGCGCCGAGATCATCGAGCACATGATCGAGGAGGGGATCACCGAGTACTACGACGTGAACGAGACGATCGCCACGTTCCAGCGCGACGGTATCGAGGGGCTCCCCTTCGATATCCACCGGACGAGGCGATGATGGCGGCGAGCAACTTTCGCGACGGGATCTCCGAGGCGCTCTCGACGACGATGAGCGAGACCATCCAGTCCTACCGCTATATGGATATGGCTGTCGAGCGGTACGTGATGCTCGTCGTGCTACCCGCCGGCGTGCTGTTTCTCTGCTCACTGGTGGCGGGCCTGCTCCTTCCGTACCCGTTGTTCGTCCGCCTCCCGATCCCGCTGTTGGGACTGCTCGCGCTCGGCGCGGGCCTCGTCTACCCGAAACTGCTCGCAAGCAGGCGCAAGATCGAGATCGAAAACCAGTTCCACCTGCTGATCACTCACATGACGATCCTCTCGACGACCAACATCGATCGGATGGAGGTCTTTCGGATCCTCTCCCGGGAGGATGAATACGGCGAGCTCGCCCGCGAGATGGGCCGGATCGTCCAGATCGTCGATACGTGGAACCAGAGCCTCGACGACGCCTGCCGCCGGCGAGCGGCCGTCGTTCCCAGCGATGCGCTCGCGGACTTCCTCGACCGCCTCGCCTACACGCTCGGTGCCGGCCAAGCCCTCTCCGATTTCCTCGTCTCCGAACAGGACGTCATGATCAGCCAGTACACCACCGTCTACGAGAGCACGCTCGGCAACATCGAGGTGATGAAGGACCTCTACATGTCGATGATCCTCTCGATGACGTTCGCGCTCGTGTTCGCGATCGTCCTCCCGATCCTAACGGGGACGAACCCCACCTATACGGTGGCGGCCGTGTTACTGATGTTCATGTTCGTCCAGCTCGGGTTTTACTTCGTCATTCGGACGATGTCGCCCCACGACCCGATCTGGTTTCACCCCGAGAAACTCCGTCCGAGCGGCGAGGGGCGCCTCCTCGCGAGTTTCGTCGTCGGCGGGGCGTTGTCGGTGCTGTTGATCGTGCTGGCGGCGTTCGGCCTGTTCGGGGTCGGGCCGATCGGCCTGCACACGCTGTTCTTGCGCGACTCGTTTCCCGAGCCGCTGTACCTCGCGCTCCCGCTGACGCCGCTGTTGCTCCCCGGGCTCGTCATCCGGCACGAAGAACAGTTGATCATGGGTCGTGACGAGGAGTTTCCGAGCTTCATCCGCGCGCTCGGTGCAAGCGAGAGCGCGAAGCGGAGTACGACCTCGGACGTGCTCTCGACGCTCCGGACGAAGGACTTCGGGCCGCTTTCGGACGAGATCGACGACCTCTACAAGCGCCTCAACATGCGACTGGACCCCTCGCTCTCGTGGCGCTACTTCGCGACCGACGCGCGCTCGTATCTGATCCAGAAGTTCAGCGAAATGTACCTCGTCGGCCGGGAGATGGGTGGTAGTCCACGTCGACTCGGCGAACTGATCAGTACGAACATGAGCGAAGTAAACCAGCTCCGTGAACAGCGCCAGCAGGCGGCGACGACCCTGATCGGCCTCCTCTACGGTATCACCGCCGCTTCGGCCTTCGCATTTTTCATCGGCCTTGAGGTCGTCGCGATCCTTTCGGGGATGGACATCGATATGACGGCGACACAACAGCTCGGGCTGGGACAGCTCATTTACACCGACGTCTACGACATCGACCTCATCCGCTACCTGCTGTTGGTCGTCATCCTGTTCAACGCGTTGCTCTCGGCGATCATGATCCGCACCGTCGACGGCGGCAACAAGGCGAACTCCTACATCCACTTCGTGTTTCTGACGTGGCTGGGTTGTCTCACCGCCGTCGTAACGACACATCTCGTCGACCTGTTCTTGGACGTCTGAGGTACGGGCCTACTGCTCGTTTATCGATTCGCTTGCAACGGTTCGTCCGCGTGCGGTGAGCGAGACGTCCCGACGAAGTCGGATCTCTTCGAGAACCCTGAGGTCGATCAACCGCTCGAAGGCCGCCTCGACCACGTCGATCTCCTTGCCGAGGAAGTCCGGGATGTCGAACGGCGAGACCCCCGAGTAAAGCGCCATCAGGATCTCCCGGTCCTCGTCGCTGAGATCGAGCCCGGACGAGCCCCCGCCCTCGCCGCGTTCGAGGAACGACGCGAGCAGTCCGGCATGTCGGTCGTTGCCCGAGAGATACGTCCGCACGCTCGCGCCGTCTTCGGTGTGTTCGACCTCGACGACCGCCCGTGTCGAACCCTGGACGGTGCGATCGACGATGTCGACGGCACCGACGTCGTCGAGTGAGATCGCGACGAACGTCCCGTCCGCAAGCGCGAGGGCGAGTGCGTCGTCGTCGACCTTTACCCGTCCGTTCGTCCAGTCGGTGTCCCGAACGACCCCGCCTTTGACCGCGGGGTGTTTCGCGAGGACGACCCGTTGATCGAGCAGGGCACCGTAACACGCCTCCTCGAACGACGGTTCGTCCTCGTCGGCCTCGACCGAGACGAGAATCACGTGGCCGTCGTACCGAATGGTGACGTACGCCGAGACGCGTGCGACCCGCTGGTTGACGTCCTGGCGACCCGAAATCGACCGGACGCGATGCAGCGGGATCGTCCGCTTGCCGCCGTTGCCGACGAGAACCAGGCGTCTGTTCGAGAGCAGGACGCGCCCGTTCGTCCAGGCGACGTCCCGAAGGGTGTGCCCGTCAGCGACTACCTGTGTGAACCGTCCGCGCGTGTCCGAGATCTCGTGTTCGTCCCCGTTCATATCACGTATCACTCCGTTCGAGTTTCGCGACCGCCGAGAACGATTGACGGCGAACCGACCCGGAATCGGTCGTCTCGATCAGCCGATCGAGACGCTCTCTCGTGCGCTCGCCGCCCACTCGTCCGAGTGCGAAGACCGCTTTCGCCCGGGCGCTCTCGTCGTGTGTCTCATCGAGGACAAACGCCAGAAGCCGGTGTTCGACCACCGTTCCGCCGACGGCGACGAGGCTCCGCACCGCGATCTGGGCGCTTATTCCGTCCTCGTCGTCGAGGAGCCCGACCAGCCCGTCGACGACGCGACGACTCCGTACCTCCCCGGCGAGCTCCCCGAGCAGCCACGCCGCGTTTCGCTTCCGAACCGACCCCTCGCCCGATTCGACGATCTCGACCAGCGGATCGAGAACCGCCGCGTCGACGCTCGGCGACACCGTCTCTGCGACCGTCTCGCGGATCGCGCGGCCCCGACGGCTCGACGCGGCCGAGAGCAGTTCGAGGATCGAGAGGACGGCCCCGCGCCGGACGAGCGCGCTCGGGTCCGAAAGCGCCCCCGAGAGTGCCGCGACCGATTCGGAACGTGCCGATTCCCCGAGCGCGCCGACCGCGACGTACCGGACCGTCTCGCTCGGATCGTCGACTCGCGCGAGCAGTGCATCGAGCGCCCGGTCGGTCGCGATCCGACCCAGTGCCCGCGCGGTTTCGCGTCTGACTGCCGGCGAGT includes these proteins:
- the flaJ gene encoding archaellar assembly protein FlaJ, whose translation is MAASNFRDGISEALSTTMSETIQSYRYMDMAVERYVMLVVLPAGVLFLCSLVAGLLLPYPLFVRLPIPLLGLLALGAGLVYPKLLASRRKIEIENQFHLLITHMTILSTTNIDRMEVFRILSREDEYGELAREMGRIVQIVDTWNQSLDDACRRRAAVVPSDALADFLDRLAYTLGAGQALSDFLVSEQDVMISQYTTVYESTLGNIEVMKDLYMSMILSMTFALVFAIVLPILTGTNPTYTVAAVLLMFMFVQLGFYFVIRTMSPHDPIWFHPEKLRPSGEGRLLASFVVGGALSVLLIVLAAFGLFGVGPIGLHTLFLRDSFPEPLYLALPLTPLLLPGLVIRHEEQLIMGRDEEFPSFIRALGASESAKRSTTSDVLSTLRTKDFGPLSDEIDDLYKRLNMRLDPSLSWRYFATDARSYLIQKFSEMYLVGREMGGSPRRLGELISTNMSEVNQLREQRQQAATTLIGLLYGITAASAFAFFIGLEVVAILSGMDIDMTATQQLGLGQLIYTDVYDIDLIRYLLLVVILFNALLSAIMIRTVDGGNKANSYIHFVFLTWLGCLTAVVTTHLVDLFLDV
- a CDS encoding HEAT repeat domain-containing protein; the encoded protein is MSLYQAEKDGDLDALVAALERSGTETVRKRAAQLLGGFDDGAVEALIGAIRTDESAAVRAAAIDSLDAIGTDAVFAYLATVADLEGGVGAGWAVVEEVAPLLDSSAPETRMAAASTLGHLSDPRAVPALVAGLSDTDPRVRARVARACGALEHPRAAGPLEDRLDDDSPAVRRETARALGRIATDRALDALLARVDDPSETVRYVAVGALGESARSESVAALSGALSDPSALVRRGAVLSILELLSAASSRRGRAIRETVAETVSPSVDAAVLDPLVEIVESGEGSVRKRNAAWLLGELAGEVRSRRVVDGLVGLLDDEDGISAQIAVRSLVAVGGTVVEHRLLAFVLDETHDESARAKAVFALGRVGGERTRERLDRLIETTDSGSVRRQSFSAVAKLERSDT
- a CDS encoding CheF family chemotaxis protein; translation: MNGDEHEISDTRGRFTQVVADGHTLRDVAWTNGRVLLSNRRLVLVGNGGKRTIPLHRVRSISGRQDVNQRVARVSAYVTIRYDGHVILVSVEADEDEPSFEEACYGALLDQRVVLAKHPAVKGGVVRDTDWTNGRVKVDDDALALALADGTFVAISLDDVGAVDIVDRTVQGSTRAVVEVEHTEDGASVRTYLSGNDRHAGLLASFLERGEGGGSSGLDLSDEDREILMALYSGVSPFDIPDFLGKEIDVVEAAFERLIDLRVLEEIRLRRDVSLTARGRTVASESINEQ